The window aagaaagaaaataaataaaaacacaaaattaaggtaaaaaaatgaatagaatagaGAAATCAAGTTTGTTTACAGCTGAGAGGCAATGACaaccaaataaaaagaaagaaaaaaacggatACCTGAAGACAGCtatacttagaaaaaaaaatcatctttatGTTTTCAGAAAGTGACGGAAATTTTCTTGTACTCTAGATTGATTTGCTGACTTTCgacgtggagggaggaggattcGAAATGATGCGAGAGTTCCTGGATATCAACAGACAACTTCGCAACAAATTCCAAGTCAAGGTAATGATATATAATGACATTGGACTCTCTGTTACAGCgtgatttccctttttttctttcatgtttctttttttttttctttttgttgttattgttgttgttattctttttcttgttctccttgttgttgttgttttctcctttttttcttcttctttttcttcttattttcttcttctttttcttctttttttcttcttatttttcttcttctttttgttcttctttttcttcttcattttcttcttctttttcttcttctttttcttcttctttttcttcttcttttcttcttcttttcttcttcttcgtcttcttcttcgtcttcttcttcgtcttctttgtgTTAAGATATAGAAATAAGATTAATCTATTTTGCTTCACTACACATCATTTATTtcgagtaaaaagagaaaatagtatCATAAAATGAAGATCTTAgtatccttcattctttttcgttATTCGACCAGCATCGCAATTTACCATGTGCTTCAGTAATCAACCTATTTAAGGAAATTATGTACAAAAATACCGTGTACCGTGAAAAATACGCAAAGATTTCACCTTTATAGTGGCAATGAATCTTGTGGTATTGTGAGtctttctggaaaaaaaaaaaaaaatctgggttATTCTCATcgcttttttattcatgttttaggagtgagagaagtaagaacatatacacacactatGCATTAACTGACGAAGCTGTGGATACAAGGAACATTCATAACTTTAAAGATAATCACAACAGATcttacaaaataaagaaattggacAAAACGAGCTTGACTCATTCCTGCAAATATACGATTAGGTATGGATaattagataaacacacacacacacacacacacacacacacacacacacacacacacacacacacacacacacacacacacacacacacacacacactatcaatacTTTTTAACGTTACGAATGTATGGCTTCAATTTAAATGCTTTTCATAATAAGATGAACGCGTGAATGGATAAATGGCCAAGAAAACATTCAGGATAGATACACAATGGATAGCTGGGTATATTGATCCACATTTTGACGTTTTGTTTTTCCAGGTAAGAGAGTAAGGTATCAAGATATATTCGTCACATTTACTCTTGCCGCATGTTCTGATGGTGTGTTTCCCCTCGCCAGGCAATGCTGTACCAGGACAACGAGCTGCCACAGTTCTTCACTCTAGACACCATCAAGGAGCAGCTCAAGGACTTCGGCTACAGTCTACTCCAAGTCACCATGTACCATTACTTCGTGTATTCCGGCATGAACATTGAGATGGTGGACGGCTGAGGGATGAGCGTGTTGCTGGTGACTGACAGACGGAGGACCAATGCGAATTAAGGCAGTTACTTGTCATATAAAGTTACAGGTTATAAGTACTGTACACCACAAACTCGTGGTCCAAACTCTGGCGAGAGCCTCAGCCTTATACACAACATGTCAAatcaagttgttgttgtttatgacgcattgaataagaaaaaaaaggagtctCTTGTCCCTCATCATTAAAATTGAGAGTATCGATCGGGAATATTACATGCATTCTgtgactttttctttctatcgcTGAAATGTATCTGTATGAATATATGAACTAAACAGATATATCATATTGACATGGTGCTTGGTGACAATATTCAGACATTTATGCATGGGAAAATGACTCACCGTAACacaacacaatgcaacacaaaacaagaccacATCCTGAAACACTCAGGGTTCTTCTGATGATTATTTCTAAAAACCACAGAGAATGTTACCTGGATTGACATGGGTGTTCTTACAGATGATGCAGAATCCTTCTTAGACTGTCAATAGAATCATGGAACATATGTATACTcacagggccgtttctagctttgtgggggccctaggcaagatgctgtttgggggggccctagatttcaatttttcgtcGGAGCCCCTGGGTGACTTAGGAAATTTAAATTTTCCAAGCTACCCAGGAGGCTCCCTGGTGgcttgggggccctaggcaattGCCTTGTCTGCctatagctagaaacggccctgtaTACTCAGAAGCCTCGATAACATGATCTATGGCCTACTTAAAGTACTAGCTGAGATAAGGAGTTGAAATGTAAGAGTGTGGTCTTGTGActcaaagaaatacagaaaagaacTCATAGTGAGATCGATTGACGAGACCTCACCAAATGATGCCACGTGGATTAGCCTGACACAAAGGATTACAATTGTTTTGTTGATACCTGTCGTCTAGTTtgtcccctctcactctcatggCCGAGAGCTGCCTGCCGCCATTGTTAACAATCTTACTAGCCGCCTGTGAGAATGGCGTGTCGTCGAAATTTGTTCCGTCGCCCCAGATCAGTGCGGAGCTTCTCGTCACCTCCAAGTCCAGCCACAGCTGTTTGCCTGCTGGGACAGGACAATGATTAGCTCTTTTGTTTTCGTACAGCCGAGATTGGCAAAGGGCAGAATATATTTTTAAATATAACTTGCTAACTGCCGCTTTCTAAATAATCTGTAAGGAAAGATGCGAAATATGTATGACTTCAAATTCAAATACTAATCTCCGAATCTtagaacagaaaacaaaaaagaaatgaaaataaaaagataaaagagcataagaaaatacgggaagctgcaagaagccagcaAGCCTACATGTGATACTTTCTTATTCAACCATCCCAGCTCTCTGTTGACTCTATCACTCCATTTccaaataaaaactaaataagaaaTCAAGCTATGAGCACAacagcaaataataataacatatacATAAAATTCTCTCGAGTTTAACGTTAAGTCCTGTCTCAAGATTCGAGTTATGAAGCGCAAGTGATTTGCTTGTGACGCATCATTAACATGTAGGCATTGGTGTCGTTTTGTGATCACCATATGAGGCTCACGCGTGCATTACCTGTGGCTTTTCCGATCTGCACTACCATGGAGAACTGAATGGATCTCTTGAAAATGGTCAGACGGAATCCAGGAATTTTGCTGCACCATATCCTGGCGTCGGTGAAGTTCACATTAATGTTCCCCATGAGGTACAGCAACCCGTCCTCCTTCACCCCGAAGTCAGTGGCGGGCAAGGAGTCTGCAGCAGAAGTTTTGCCTCTCATTCCATCCATTTGTACACattattacttttcctctttaatcACGATCGTCTAACTTTTCGAAGTCACTATAATACTTCGACAACATCTTACTCACCGAACCAGTAAAAGTAATAGGTTTCATATCCACTCAACACGGTGGTTTCCGTTGGTCCTTTACTGGACAAGAGGCAGGAGAACTCCCCGCCGCCGCTGACGCTGGCACTCGCCACTACGCACCGATCATCATCTTTACAGGACAACTTACAGCCACCTAAGAAAGACATTAACTATCTGGTGATTGATATAGTTAAAATACACTTGAATTATGTGAAGAAGCTTTCTggaacttcttttttttttttttttttgtctctgccAAAAGAGGAATCTACTCATttaagattgaaagaaaaaaaaaaaaaacactataaaacAAAGCCAACCCACAAGTACTCCTGACGGTGAGGTTGGTGTAGGCATCCTGAGGAGTGAGAGTCCTACCAGGCGCCAGTAGGTGAACCCCCCAAGCATTGGTCGGGAAGTAGTGGACAGAAGGGCTCCACGCCAGGATGGAAGGGACTGCAGCCATAAAAACCATGGCCAACATTTCGTCTTTTCAATCTTATTTCCGATGGAATACTGTCCCTTGCCACGTGTGGTGGGAAGCTGCGCCCTCTACAATCGAAAGACAGAAACTTCACACTATAAAGACTTCAGCTTCAGCCTTCCACAGTTTGCCGGGATGCAGAGTTGTTGGTGTCAGACGTGTTATGAATGGTGTTGCCTCGCCCCCACGTCAACCAGGTATGGCCCAACGTAGGGAGTGGCGGCAGGAAAGGGGAGCCACCGCCAGTAGTGAGTGACCTGCGTGACGCTATCAAAACTCGTGTATTTTACGCATGCACAGGctaaaaaacaccaccacgctGCTACCTCCTCCATCATTAACACGACCATCCCCACCATTACAATAGCCACCGTTACCACCACTAACGCACAAAACTTACGCTCACTATTCACTTCGATCATGCAAACCACCATACACCAACTTCATAACAACCACTGAAACCACTAAATGATTGTAGTATCCTTAACATCCAACCTTATTATATACcacttgtattttttctctctctctctctctctctctctctctctctctctctctctctctctctctctcattaacatgtttttgtttcttaaaGAGAGATATCAGTaatagagagtgtgtgtgtgtgtgtgtgtgtgtgtgtgtgttacgcttTATCACGTATTCGTCCCAGGAATTCGTACACTACTCATTATTCATCGGGCCACACACCCCTGTCCACGATGTTGGCTGGCTTTGGAAGTGTCCTCCCATCAGTAGTGTGTGAAGCCAATGTCCCACCATCCCGGAGATTGCTTATATGACCAACTTCAAAAGACGTACCGACAGAAGTTCAATTTtagaaatgaaaaagtgaagatgTTTCCTGGTACACAATTTACTGAGCAAATAATTTTGAGACCTTAGCCATGAAAGAAGACGGCCAGGGATCGAACCCATGCATGACAAGGTTCTTGGATATCTAAGGGAATACATTTCGCTTCATCACTCAAGCCATGACGATTGCCAGAACTTAAGCATAGTTTAGTCGATCTTGACTGCCCGGCCACCACAACACTGATGACGAATGACACCAATCACCACCGCCTCAGATTATTGCCACCAGCGCTGCTATTGTCATTGCCAACACCAATAAAACATCACCACACTCTGGCCAGTACATTCTCTTTGTCATACAGTAGGAGGCTCAAGCGCGAGGAAAAACTGTTGAGCTCATGAGGGACAGCATGGTCCTTCTACTATGTTATACCTCGATTCGCTCACCGTAGTATACAGTCACGTCCACCTCATTTTATCTATAACTGATTAATTTTTCATTGTTCAATACTAAAAATGTAGTTCTCTGTTTTCATCAGCTCTCTGTAACCCTTCCATTACATCTACACTTATTTCCCATTCACCTTGGCGTGTTTTGTCCCACTTACGGCAGGGATGGTAAGGAATGTTGAACATTACCTTAGCTCACCCAAAAGTgtcatgtaaataaataaatattaacatGCGTGCCAgatatttttttgctattttcccATTATGGGTGAAGCAGAGCTTTCATTGTGTTTGGAGAATTAATACGTGGCATGAGGGACTGCCGTAGTATGGGAGCAGAACTAACTAACACAAGGATGAACTGGCataaaatgatgataaacaGATATCATTTTATAGTCTAGCACCGCCTGCCATTCTTCTCATCTGTAAAATAACTTGAACCTTTATCAATAACTGCATGCTTGttgtcattttcttatcactaaTATCCAGTAAGAAATTAAATTTTAAGAGATCTGATGGATTGCTGTGATATCGCGTGAAAACAACGAATTTGTCGAAATTGAGTGTAATTGTTCAATAAATCGAAGCGGTGAAGGTTACAATAGTTCATTTTATGTTAGCAATAAAATATACTTACATATATTCATTCCTCTCTGCAAATCCGAGAGCAGTCTCCTCATCTACCGCTCAATATaatgttgattttcttcttttacttttttcgggaatataaacaatgaagCTCAGACAATGCTTGAGAAAATCACACACCATGCATGCAGCAAATCTTATTATCGTTACATATGCCTAACGAATTCATAATCTTCAATTTGGTGATTCAACAAAATAAGATACATCATTAAACAATATCATTACTACCTTTAAAAATATTGTTCCTGAAAAACAAATAATCGTAGACAATTGCCGCTGGGTCTCGCTTACAAGACATGGGAAGGCCGGCAAACAGAGCTCATATTCCTATCCCACTTCCATTCTTACCTTTACTAGTTTTAACAGGCTCAAACAAAAGATGCTGACTTTTCAATAGTGTGTCCATGATTCTACCAATAGTTTAACTAGTCTTACACACCATCAGTGACAACAAAACAGCAGGATAATCATCTCTTCTGATCCTACTAATTgcatgtctcctctcctctcgctgCCTCGATgcataaggtttttttttttttttcgcttcctcccacccatattttattcactaatgcaagagttgatcAGAATCCTCAAtcatccatcttctttttccaagtaaattctggaactctctgcaTTCTTCTGTACTTTCACCTTTCTATGACTTGATTCTTTCATGAGAATTAAAGGTTTCAAGGCACTTATTCTCAATTTTTGAATACTGTGCATATACTGTAACTGTATTAATCTGCTCAGGACTTCATCACATACCACCAATGATCACATAAGTAGTCTCGTTCAATtttaataacaacacaaaaactaaatgaaattgTAACACTACAAGAAAGCTAAATAAATGGTTCACTATTGTTAATATTAGCGCTATATAATTATGTCTGTTTCAGACTACAACAATCAAACAACACTATAGCTTTGTCATAACAACACTGTAATGTTCTAATTATAGATATCGCATTACCTACTAACATTTTGGTGATAAAATAGTCACATTATGATATTCACTAAGGTACACCCAGAAAGTTCCAATGTGTTCTCCCTACGATAAGTAATCCACCATATTACAATGAAAAGTGTATAACAAACCTGCTGATCATTGACATCATACAATACAACTCTGGTAGAATCTCTGATTGAAGAAACTAATACATTTGAAAGAGCACAAGTTTCAAGCATACTCACGACTTGAGATTCTTCTCAACCAAATAAACCTGAAGACTGGAGGTCTCTTAATCGCAGTTTACCAGTCCACGCCCAGAGGGTTGGCTTGGCACAGCGTGTGATGGAAGGAGCCCATGGTGTCCGCCTTCACGCTGCTGGTGCTCTTCATGAAGTAGTAGATAGCGTTCGGGTTACCATTATCATGCGGTAGTACTGTCAGAGAGCTGGCCACTGTGGAGTTGTCAAAGGGCGTGTCGTCTCCCCACACCAGTATCCCGTCTTTGAGTTTCAAGTCCACCCAAGGTTTCCGCCCTGCTGGACCGAACACataaatcaatagataaatagccaGGGATTCTGCTACTTAACTGTAAGTccctcaaatatatatatatatatatatatatatatatatatatatatatatatatatatatatatatatatatatatatatatatatatatatatatatatatatatatatatatatatatatatatatatatatggagagagagagagagagagagagagagagagagagagagagagagaaacttggttATTTATCAAAAAAGTTACTATGTGTAGCAAATGCAAGTTCAATAACTCAagaattcaacacacacacacacacacacacacacacacacacacacacacacacacctgtttgttCCATGTACGTTTTGACGGCAAGCAGGTGGCTGGGTGTCTTGATGGTGGGCAGTCGGTGCCCGGGTAGATTTCCACACCATTTTTGAACATCCGTGAGTTTCGCTTTCCAGGCTGATTGTAGATAAAGGAGGCCGTCTTCTCTTATTTCGTACTTACCAATCTTACTCTTCTCTGTGTAATGAAAGAAACACcacgtgaagggaaaaaaaaaaggttaaatatgaaaaaaatacaacatgATATTGCTTGTTTCATTTTGCAAGTTATTTTTCCGGTATATGTTTGTTttggcggacacacacacacacacacacacacacacacacacacacacacagagagagagagagagagagagagagagagagagagagagagatttctaccTCTCACCTGGCCAAAAAGAAAGTGTTGCATTTGGATCGTCAGCTATTTCTATGAAGGACGGGATCGCTTCTGCCAGGCGGCACTGCACCGCCCCATCCCCGTTGGAGGTCGACCCCGCCGAGGCGCAGTTTGGGTGAGTCCAGCAGGCAACTCGGCAGGCGCCTGAAACTCCGCAGAAAAGAGATCAGTGGCTAAACTTTATTCTCCACTTAAGAAAACTTTAGCTGCCTCTATTATAACAGTGACTTCCATGTCGTACGCATACAGTCTATGTAAACAACACGAATCAGTCAGCGCATGCAGATTTTGCACTTATATATTCGCCTGTCTTACGTACTTTTATTGTTTACATTGAGAGTTAGGTAAGAATCCTGTTCTTCCACACGCTTGCCTGTCCCGAACAAGAAGTCACCCATGGCAGAACTGCTGATGTAATGCACTGATTGCGGAGATACTTGTGAGAATGAGAAGCACTGAGGCCACATTGCCGCCACAGCCATCACCGCCAGCAGGTTAACAGGGAGGTCAGCGGCTCTCGTCATGCCTGCGTCAAGACCA of the Portunus trituberculatus isolate SZX2019 chromosome 42, ASM1759143v1, whole genome shotgun sequence genome contains:
- the LOC123517528 gene encoding uncharacterized protein LOC123517528, giving the protein MLAMVFMAAVPSILAWSPSVHYFPTNAWGVHLLAPGRTLTPQDAYTNLTVRSTCGCKLSCKDDDRCVVASASVSGGGEFSCLLSSKGPTETTVLSGYETYYFYWFDSLPATDFGVKEDGLLYLMGNINVNFTDARIWCSKIPGFRLTIFKRSIQFSMVVQIGKATGKQLWLDLEVTRSSALIWGDGTNFDDTPFSQAASKIVNNGGRQLSAMRVRGDKLDDRYQQNNCNPLCQANPRGIIW
- the LOC123517516 gene encoding uncharacterized protein LOC123517516 translates to MTRAADLPVNLLAVMAVAAMWPQCFSFSQVSPQSVHYISSSAMGDFLFGTGKRVEEQDSYLTLNVNNKSACRVACWTHPNCASAGSTSNGDGAVQCRLAEAIPSFIEIADDPNATLSFWPEKSKIGKYEIREDGLLYLQSAWKAKLTDVQKWCGNLPGHRLPTIKTPSHLLAVKTYMEQTGRKPWVDLKLKDGILVWGDDTPFDNSTVASSLTVLPHDNGNPNAIYYFMKSTSSVKADTMGSFHHTLCQANPLGVDW